The sequence CTCACCACGCTGTGTGAGGGGTGGACAAACACTGATGCCCCCAAAGAGGACGTACAGTTTGTCCAGCTGTGGCACAACCTCTGTCCGTATGCATCCTTTTGTTTCCAACGCGATAACCCTACAGTATCTGATATTAGTCTTACCATTGTCGCTTACCAGCGCAACCGAATGGAAGATTCTGCAAAACTGCGAATCCTGGCTGCCACTGAGGCAGGCCAATGCACATGGCCTTCTGATGCCCAAAACTCTTCCAGACCTGGCTCCAGCCGCTCAACGATGCCCTCTTCTGAGAAGGATCCGAACAGCAGCCAGATAGGTACTCCACTCCTGGGGCTTCCCGGCCCGAGGGTGCCACGGATTCCCCACCCCCTGAGGATGAAGTTGCAGATGCTGTTAGACGCACGTTCCACCCTTGGAAATGATTGGAGGGCTTTCGCTGGCAAACTCAACCTTGACCACTGCATACGCTGGTTGGAGACTCAGGTATAATGTGTACAATATCCCACATAAAACAGTATATTGATAATACTAAATGGAATAAATAAAATgtgtgggaaaaacaacagcttatAATAGGGAAGTTGTTGTGCAGTTTCCTACAGTATCATTTCATCCTGATAGAAGTCTCTTTAAGGATTAGAATAATTCATGTGAGATTGCTTCATGCAAGCTTACAATCAACAGAACTGACTGATGTCAAAATTTATCATATGTTTGAAAGTCAAcagaaattttgttgttttctaaataaACTGGCGTAAATCAATGGTTTTAATCAGTAAAAAAGTTCCTTCTATCATGAAATGAGCCACAAAAAGCAATTGTAAAGGCACGAGAGCACTTTGTTGGAAATGAATAGGGTGGGTGGGTTGGCTTAGTTGTTAGGATCACCTGGCCGATCATTCTGGCGTGCCGGATTCTGGTATGCCGGACTCTGGCATGCCGGATTCTGGTGTGCGATGTGAATGGCCATTTGAATAATTCATTTATATAATTCTGAATATCATATATGATTCTGGTGTGCTGGATTCTGGTGTGCGATGTCAATGGCCATTTGTACaattcatttacataattctGAATATCATATATGAATAGCAATTTGTATAATTCATTTATATAATTCTGAATATCATATATGAATAGCAATTTGTATAATTCATTTATATAATTCTGAATATTATGTAAAATGGAAAGGGATGGACTGTCACATGtccaatgtattatatattctATGAAAAGATACAAGAAGAAATTTATAAAAACACTGAACTCTTGTTTGATGCTGTATTCCCTAGCCCAGCCCTATGGCCATTCTGCTGGACAGGTTTGAGGAGGAGGGCCGTACGGTGCAGGACCTGGGCTGCCTCCTGTATCAGATGGAGAGGCTGGATGCTGCAGCTACAGTCACGGACCACCTCAAGGAGACGGAACCACGCAGGGGGTCTGATCAAACCACCGACAGTAGCAGtgatgttaccatggcaacagcagcaACTGGTACAGATGATACTACTGCCTCAGAGGGAAGGGTCGTTGGCATGACAACAGAAGATGCCCTGGCAGATGACCAGGCTATCAGTGAGGATGAGCAATCTACAGACCTTTGACAGTAGTACCatacttaagggttaatgagccgccccgaggtgtatatggtgtcataacgcctggtcctttgctataaccaccgaatgaaaccaccgagtgagcaaagcgaacgaggtggttttatgagagggaggatacacaccggcctggccggaatctaagctttacggcgtcataaccaacgtggaacgtggctttctgattggtccgcggcgcctggctatatgataatagtctATAGTGATCTTTCATCAGCGCTATATGCAAAATGGATACTGTCATCCGTGTATATGAAAAAATTACTTTTTCTACACATAAATTTTGACTAGATGTTTAATACActttttaaaaacctttttGGAATATAAATCATTCCTATTATTTTCCACTTTACATTGTATTAAGgattgtacaaaaatgtttcaAGATTACAGGCAATTCAAATTGCTTGGTAATCCTATGTGTACTTGTACACAAGCATGTATAAAGATTTGGACTTGAATTCTTCCAAAACAAATAGCCTTATTGTAATGTACATACAACtactttctacatgtacatatatgttacAGACTTGATGACACTTCCAAAGATTTGTAATACCGGTACAAAGCTTTGATAAGTTTGATTTACAACTTTTAactttaacaacaacaaaaaacgagTACAGAAAACAagtttatataagactttaacTGTAAGCACAAATGGCTACCAAGAATGTGATATCTAGATAATCACATAAATACACTGATCAATCTGAAGAATCCCATCTAAATCTTCACCTACATGAATAGCAAACAGAGTATTCCTATagactacatgtagttctacCACAGAGTATTCATGTGACATATTGTTGTTATTTACAGGCTGCCTTGTACATATCTACCTCTTCTTACTAGTAACAAACTCACCATGTGATTTGTTTGTATCTCAGATTAATACTTGAATACTGGTACTGTGCAATAGGTAGGCAGGCATGCACATCTAATAgtacaaaatgataaaatttcaaGAACATGCTTTTGTTACTTAAAGTTAAAATCTTTcacattgtgaaaaaaatgaagacaagcTAATCAGACATTAGTGTGGCATGTTCCTGATGGTATCCATATGTGTACTGTTGATAAACTGTGAAAACTGTGAAACAGTGAAAACTGTCTTATTTTGACAAGGAATAATGTCACCATACAGGTAACCAGTCTAACAGACTGAAACAAAGGTGAAAGACTCGGATCTCAGTAGGCATGTACAGCTAGACAATGGCAGCATTCTTGTGTTGTATTCCCTGGCTGTCTGCATCATCCTTTACTTGCTTTTAGGACATTctagaaaaaataaaatcaatgaaaaggACTTTTGATGAAGTCACTTCTTTAATACTACTAGTAAGTATAGTTTGATGTGTCCAGGAAATGCTTGGATTGATTCTATGATTTCAGGGAGTACAACAATTCACAGCAGTACACTTGTATGCAAAtcagtactagtacatgcacagatgtcatccataatatttACGAGGTGTGGCCTTCTAGCTTCTAAAACAACATGTAGTAAGcagccttgtcacaaacttttagagtagggggctaatatatgaaagtagcaggcaaggcGCGTAGTGGCGAGCAGGGGGTAGGAATAGGAGGGGGGGGTCCCCCCGTCccgtagggggggggggctggggggcctccccctgggaaaattttttaatttagacccctaaatatggtttgggggtgtattttgggtaacttttattgttatctttaaactttgaattgacaaaaaaatcctgaatttcaaaaaaatttggCTACCACTGAGgtaaatatcaaaacaaattgctgggggattttgtaacggggagcactggacttaaacttttattttttgaaattctACCCCAAAGTAGCCGGCTGGAAAAATTTAAGTAGGTGGCTAAAATCGTCGCCTGccgccttgttttgacaaggctgaGTAAGAATATGCTTTGGGGAGGTAGGTAAAAACAGACAGTAGTGTCTAGCTTGTTGGTTGTGAATGAGTGAGAAAATCAGACAGTATCGGTACGTCACACTGCCCTACTAAGTACTTGGCCCAAAGAATGCTTTGATTACTGAAGTACAATCAAATCATACGTAAACCTTTTCAGCAAATTCAGGCTGTCCTGAAGAAatatcatttccagcttttagtGAATATCACTCCTGACTGAATCGTACAGAGACACTTTTCGGAGGCAATAAGAAAATTAAGATCAACCTTTCTTGCATACCTTGAGGACTTTCTTGACATGCTGACCGGTCACAGTCTTCTGTCTGTCCTGCTGTGCTTCCACACACGAGGCAGCAGCCAGGCGCTTCAGGAATAACATGTAGCTCAGGAACACCTGTTGGACAGAAGTACACAATGCTTCAAACTCCATGCCAAGCATGATGTAGTAATGAAAAGTCATCAATTACATGTAACTAATTATTCAATAATATAAGTAATTTGTTTGTAAGTTAACATATGGAGAATTGAATGAATGCAAAGGAAAAATAATGTGTCCTGTGTGGTAAGTATTCATTTGTAACTTCACCATTCGAGAGTATCTCATACAAGACTTTATTATAAAGTTTATATCCAACCTTCAACAATTTTCTCCACACTACAGTACTTTATTTACCCCCAACATACTATATTTTCCAAACggttcaacatccggtccaccaaattttttcaggtctgttttttctgaaccgttccaataagaaaaaacggttttgtactggtacactgactgtaccggtacccacccctagtaaacACAAACTCgaatttcatttttgggaataggtgcactggtgcacccaaattagaaaattgggtgcaccaaagtatttttgggtgcaccacataaaataaagtagaatatcagaataacataattgcaaacctactaaattggtaatttgaacggagctcttcagaaatcggaagtactatgacagtcattttattgtctttctaacacacagatgtcaagaatatggtgtttacttagtatactgacatcttaacatacatatgcatatcaaaatagtgcacccacagaaaaaaattgcgtgcacagctccaatttagGATGCaactgggtgcacaaaaccccagtatttcgagccctgatctgCTTCtgtcttgcgcatctgtttctctcttgcgcacctgtttctctcttgcacaccTGTTTCTCAATCGCGCACCAGTTTCTGTCTAGCGCCCCTGcttctcttttgcgcatctgtttctcttttgtgcacctgtttctctcttgcacacctgtttctctcttgcgcatctgtttctcttttgtgcacctgtttctctcttgcacacctgtttctctcttgcgcacctgttcctCTTTTGCACacttgtttctctcttgcgcatctgtttctctctcgtgCACCTGTTgctcttttgcgcatctgtttctctcttgcacatctgtttctctcctgcgcatctgtttcttgcgcatctgtttctctcttgcgcacctgtttctctcttgcgcacctgtttctctcttgcgcacctgtttctctcttgcgcatctgtttctctcttgcgcatctgtttctctcttgcgcatctgtttctcccttgcgcacctgtttctcccttgcgcatctgtttcttttGCGCATCTGCTTCtttcttgcgcatctgtttctctcttgcgcatctgtttctctcttgcgcatctgtttcttttGCGCATctgcttctctcttgcgcatctgtttctctcttgcgcatctgtttctctcttgcgcatctgtttctctcttgcgcatctgtttctcttttgcggacctgtttctcttttgcggacctgtttttcttttgcgcatctgtttctctcttgcgcatctgtttctctcttgcgcatctgttctctcttgcgcatctgtttctctcttgtgcatctgtttctctcttgcacatctgtttcttttgcgcatctgtttctctcttgcgcatctgtttctctcttgcgcatctgtttctctcttgagCACCTGTTTCTTtcgcacatctgtttctcttttgcgcatctgcttctctcttgcgcatctgtttctctcttgtgcatctgtttctctcttgtgcacctgtttctcttttgcgcatctgtttctctcttatgcatctgtttctctcttgcgcatcagtttctctcttgcgcatctctttcttgtgcacctgtttctttcgcgcacctgtttctctcttggcatctgtttctctcttgcgcatctgtttctctcttgcgcatctgtttcttttgcgcacctgtttttctcttgcgcatctgtttctctcttgcgcatctgtttctttcGCACATctgcttctctcttgcgcatctgtttttctcttgcgcatctgtttctctcttgcgcatctgtttctctcttgcgcatctgtttctctcttgcgcatctgtttctctcttgtgcacctgtttctctcttgcgcatctgtttccctcttgcgcatctgtttctctcttgcgcatctgtttctctcttgcgcacctgtttctctcttgtgcatctgtttctctcttgcgcatctgtttctctcttgcgcacctgtttcttttgcacacctgtttctcttttgcgcacctgtttctctcttgcgcatctgtttcttttgcacacctgtttctcttttgcgcacctgtttctctcttgcgcacctatTTCTCTGTCGTGAACCTGTTTCTGTTGCGCACCTGTTTTTGTCGAGCATCTGCAGGGccgaaatttatttttgggaataggtgcactggtgcacccaaactaGAAAATTTTACttacacataaaataaagtagaatatcagaataacatTATTGCAAACCTACTTATTATAATTAGTAATTTGAACAACTCTTGAACAACACGTACAACTCTTCAGAAATCGGAAAATCggacagtcattttattatctttctaacacaatgtcaaaaatatggtgtttacttagtatactgacatctcaacatacataagcctatcaAAATattgtgcacccacagaaaacaattgggtgcacagctccaattttgggtgcgtggtgcacctgggtgcacaaacccccagtatttcgagccctgaatataGAAATAGAAGAACTTTGTTGTGTGGCAATTGTAACAGGTagaatgtatggcaatctgtatatacatgggagttgagCTACATAGCTATTGCAACTATTGCAAGTTCATGTATCTAAGAACTAATATAATCTAAATCATGTTAcagtataaacaaacaaatgatgCATATTATTATCTTGCATATCAATGCTTTCCTTATGGTCCCCAGCCTGAGCAAAAGTACAAGACGTATGTATTTGTTACCGATACAtatacagggttctccccagaattttttagtatagtggaggggctggcaaaaatataACCCGAACTTTCATGacaatgggttcattttgcataacagagggtgtcaaatacttcAAGTAAAATGTATCATAGtcataatattgttgtgaagtggcaaaacgattattgttttgatcatcgcccaaaattcacaagtttttgcatacaatgctgactggaaaagtgatgtcactttgcacaaaaatctgtgaatttccATTAATactagcaaaactaaccaagaaaatagggaagaaacacactaaatttcaatagtagtatagtggagctgggctaggggtatagtggagggcctccgttattccatcctctggggagaaCTCTGATATACCATGGAGTTTTATCGTGCTTGCATATACAGATATAAAAGAAGTCTGAATCATGATGATGTAGGGAGGGGGGTACGTACAACAAGCTCGGCATTTTTGCTCAGCTTCGCGTTCGTCTGGTATCTCTTCACAACAGCGCGGACCCTCGCCCTAGGACAGCTTCTTTTCATGGTCGACACGAACGTCTTTCCTTGCTACGAAGGTCAGAGACGACTTCACCAAGCAAGTGACAGCtcaaatatttcacacaacaaAATTAACCCCACCGTTCAAATTTGGAGCCAAAGAGTACTACGTCATGGAAGGGATCACATAGCCAAGGGGGAGTAGGCAAAaattacaataattattatagtACTACAACAGAAACATCTGTTGTCATATAACtacaatatgaaataaatattttgattatattACTCTAATTGTTTTTTTAGTTTGATTAGATGTGTTTGGTTTGAAGTAATATTAGATATTTTAACCCCTTCTTATCAAAGTGTACAAGCCCAAAATTTGAATGATGGGAAGGAAGATtagttattgtttttttacttgaatttgacaaaaacttttatttttaaataAATGACTTTCTTTATATATTGTTTTGAAAGTTATGCGTGGAAATAATAAAGAGCACTTCAACATTTACCGTTCTGGCAAGGTTTTTAAAGGttctttacctttgacctttcgTCCACGAGGTTGTCCAGCTGCAAGCCAGAACTTGGCGTTTTTGTCCGACCAAACAACACTGA comes from Branchiostoma floridae strain S238N-H82 chromosome 2, Bfl_VNyyK, whole genome shotgun sequence and encodes:
- the LOC118410503 gene encoding centromere protein W-like; amino-acid sequence: MKRSCPRARVRAVVKRYQTNAKLSKNAELVVFLSYMLFLKRLAAASCVEAQQDRQKTVTGQHVKKVLKNVLKASKG